From Peromyscus eremicus chromosome 3, PerEre_H2_v1, whole genome shotgun sequence, one genomic window encodes:
- the Tac1 gene encoding protachykinin-1 isoform X3, whose translation MKILVALAVFFLVSTQLFAEEIGVNDDLNYWSDWSDRDQIKEALPEPFEHLLQRIARRPKPQQFFGLMGKRDADSSIEKQVALLKALYGHGQISHKMAYERSTMQNYERRRK comes from the exons ATGAAAATCCTCGTGGCCCTGGCGGTCTTTTTTCTCGTTTCCACTCAACTGTTTGCAGAGGAAATCGGTGTCAACGATGATCTAAATTATTGGTCCGACTGGTCCGACCGCGACCAGATCAAG GAGGCGCTGCCAGAGCCCTTTGAGCATCTTCTGCAGAGAATCGCCCGGAGACCCAAGCCTCAGCAGTTCTTTGGATTAATGGGCAAACGGGATGCTG attcctcaaTTGAAAAACAAGTGGCCCTGTTAAAGGCTCTTTATG gaCATGGCCAGATCTCTCACAAAA TGGCATATGAAAGAAGCACAATGCAGAACTATGAAAGAAGACGCAAATAA
- the Tac1 gene encoding protachykinin-1 isoform X1: MKILVALAVFFLVSTQLFAEEIGVNDDLNYWSDWSDRDQIKEALPEPFEHLLQRIARRPKPQQFFGLMGKRDADSSIEKQVALLKALYGHGQISHKRHKTDSFVGLMGKRALNPVAYERSTMQNYERRRK; encoded by the exons ATGAAAATCCTCGTGGCCCTGGCGGTCTTTTTTCTCGTTTCCACTCAACTGTTTGCAGAGGAAATCGGTGTCAACGATGATCTAAATTATTGGTCCGACTGGTCCGACCGCGACCAGATCAAG GAGGCGCTGCCAGAGCCCTTTGAGCATCTTCTGCAGAGAATCGCCCGGAGACCCAAGCCTCAGCAGTTCTTTGGATTAATGGGCAAACGGGATGCTG attcctcaaTTGAAAAACAAGTGGCCCTGTTAAAGGCTCTTTATG gaCATGGCCAGATCTCTCACAAAA GACATAAAACAGATTCCTTTGTTGGACTAATGGGAAAAAGAGCTTTAAATCCTG TGGCATATGAAAGAAGCACAATGCAGAACTATGAAAGAAGACGCAAATAA
- the Tac1 gene encoding protachykinin-1 isoform X2: MKILVALAVFFLVSTQLFAEEIGVNDDLNYWSDWSDRDQIKEALPEPFEHLLQRIARRPKPQQFFGLMGKRDAGHGQISHKRHKTDSFVGLMGKRALNPVAYERSTMQNYERRRK; this comes from the exons ATGAAAATCCTCGTGGCCCTGGCGGTCTTTTTTCTCGTTTCCACTCAACTGTTTGCAGAGGAAATCGGTGTCAACGATGATCTAAATTATTGGTCCGACTGGTCCGACCGCGACCAGATCAAG GAGGCGCTGCCAGAGCCCTTTGAGCATCTTCTGCAGAGAATCGCCCGGAGACCCAAGCCTCAGCAGTTCTTTGGATTAATGGGCAAACGGGATGCTG gaCATGGCCAGATCTCTCACAAAA GACATAAAACAGATTCCTTTGTTGGACTAATGGGAAAAAGAGCTTTAAATCCTG TGGCATATGAAAGAAGCACAATGCAGAACTATGAAAGAAGACGCAAATAA
- the Tac1 gene encoding protachykinin-1 isoform X4 — protein sequence MKILVALAVFFLVSTQLFAEEIGVNDDLNYWSDWSDRDQIKEALPEPFEHLLQRIARRPKPQQFFGLMGKRDAGHGQISHKMAYERSTMQNYERRRK from the exons ATGAAAATCCTCGTGGCCCTGGCGGTCTTTTTTCTCGTTTCCACTCAACTGTTTGCAGAGGAAATCGGTGTCAACGATGATCTAAATTATTGGTCCGACTGGTCCGACCGCGACCAGATCAAG GAGGCGCTGCCAGAGCCCTTTGAGCATCTTCTGCAGAGAATCGCCCGGAGACCCAAGCCTCAGCAGTTCTTTGGATTAATGGGCAAACGGGATGCTG gaCATGGCCAGATCTCTCACAAAA TGGCATATGAAAGAAGCACAATGCAGAACTATGAAAGAAGACGCAAATAA